TCCGGCGAGGGCGGCATACCAATGTTCAACGGATCAAGCGTGTCTTTGTCCCACGACGTCAGGAACCCGCCGAAAATCGAGAAGAGGAACAACGCGAGGAAGATGAACAAACCGGCGACAGCGGTACGGTTCCGCATGAAGCGGCGGAAGATGATGCGGGACTTGCCGATGACGACGTCCTGGTCGCCGACCCGGGATTCGTCGATTTCCGCAATGGGATCGATGATGTTGGTCATTACTGGACCCTCACTCGTGGATCGACCAGCGTGGTGGCGAAGTCGGCAAGGATGGCACCGATCGCGAAGATCACGGAGCCGTAGGCCAGCGTGGCAGTGGCTACGTTGACGTCCTGAAGGCTGATGGCTTGGATGCTCCAGAGGCCGATGCCGGGCCAGGCGAAGATGGCTTCCGCAAAGAAACCTCCCGTGAAGATGGCCGGGATGGTGAACGCGATGCTCTGGGCCACCGGGATGAAGGAGACGCGCAGGGCGTGTTTCCTGATGGCCTGGTTGCGGGTGAGCCCCTTGGCCCGGGCTGTGCGGACAAAGTCGGCATTGACGTTGTCCAGGAGGTACTGCCGTTGGGCGATCTGGTATCCGGCCCAACCAAAGATGGTCATCGCGAAGGTGGGCACGGCGTAATGGGCCACCATGTCAACGAAAGCCGGCCAGCCGGGGTCGATTCCCGGCGTCGAAATTCCCGTGACGAAGAAGATGCGCTCCCCAACGGCCTCATTGATGCTGATGGCTCCGAGCTGCACCAGGAAGTAGGCGATCGGCGCGGGCAGGATGTGGACCAGGTAGCTGTAGGACGTGATGACGCGGTCCTGGACCTTGTACTGGCGGGCCGCGGAATAGACTCCGAGGGCGACGCCGATGATCAGGGTGAGGATGATCGAGGCGATGAACAAGCGGGTGGAGACCAGGACGCGGTCGGCGAACTCTGCGTTGACGAACGCGCCGTTGGGGCTCCGGCCCCAGTCCCAGCGGGTGAGGATGCCACCGAGCCAGTCGACATAGCGTTCCCAGGCATTCTTCTCCGGGTCCAGTCCCAGTCCCCGGAAGGAAGCGTTGACCTGTTCAGGGGTTGGCCGCGGGATTTTCTCTTGCTCAAGAACTGCGGGCTTGAGTGATGAGACCGCCAGGAAGTAGCCGGCGCTTGTGGTCAGGAAGATCATGATCAGGTAGATGCCCGACCGCTTCATCAGATATTTCAGCATGTCGGGCGGCTGCCCCGAATCGTGGCAAAACTCAATGCTCGTCCTTCCGCGGTTCCCGGCTGTGGCCGGCGTCAGCTACGAATTGGCGCAGCGGGCTTTGGGTCCCCCGCACCCTTTCAGTGATCACCAGCCATGTATGGCATGCGTCACATTCAAGAGGAAACTACCACAATAACTGCTTCACGTTTTGCTTCCTCGCGTCCAGTTTCGCGCCTGCAGCCAGATTGTTATGTGCAGACTGCGTCACGTTACCCACGCCGATGGCACATATGCGCCCGCAGCGGCGGCAATGGGGGCGCTAACAAGGCGGGGCGGGCAGCAGCCGGCGCTACGCGGCGGGCAGCAGCCGCGTGATCAGTTCGCGCCAGGAGTCCGTGAGGCGCGTTGGTGAAATGCCGCGCACGCGGACGTCGTCCACAATGCGCTCAGGGTCCAGGGCATAGGTCAGGGACATGGCCATCACCCAGGGATCAGCAATCCCGGCCTCGCGGAGCAAGATCTCCATGTGGCGATGAGAGAGCTTGGTTGCGGGGACGTCGAACCTGTTGCGGGTGGCGGCACC
Above is a genomic segment from Arthrobacter sp. YN containing:
- a CDS encoding ABC transporter permease, giving the protein MLKYLMKRSGIYLIMIFLTTSAGYFLAVSSLKPAVLEQEKIPRPTPEQVNASFRGLGLDPEKNAWERYVDWLGGILTRWDWGRSPNGAFVNAEFADRVLVSTRLFIASIILTLIIGVALGVYSAARQYKVQDRVITSYSYLVHILPAPIAYFLVQLGAISINEAVGERIFFVTGISTPGIDPGWPAFVDMVAHYAVPTFAMTIFGWAGYQIAQRQYLLDNVNADFVRTARAKGLTRNQAIRKHALRVSFIPVAQSIAFTIPAIFTGGFFAEAIFAWPGIGLWSIQAISLQDVNVATATLAYGSVIFAIGAILADFATTLVDPRVRVQ